The genomic segment CGGGCGTGTGCCAGGCTTTGATCTGCAGTGAGTGCGGCGGCGCTGCTCCGCAAGCGAACCGGATCAAGGCAACGCACGAAGCGACCGACGGACACCACCGCCGCATGACAAGCCCCTCTCCTTTTGGGAGAGGGGTTGAGGTGAGGGCAGACGGTCGCGCGGAACCACCATCGTGCGCCAATGATGGGTTTCTCTGCGCTCTACCCATCCGACGAATGCGCCAGAGGCGCCACAAAAAAGCCCCGCCGAAGCGGGGCCCTTTCTCACGCAAGCATCAAGCCGCGATCAGCGCTTGTCCTCACCCGACACCAGGCGACGCAGGCCGCGACCGATGCGGCTCAACAGCGACGGCGCCTTGTCGGACTTCGACGCCGGCGCCGGACGCTGGGTCGGACGCACTTCGCGCGGACCCTTGCCGCCGTTGCCCTGCGGCTTCGGTGCATCGGCTGCGATCGCCTCGCCGCTCTGCGTCGATGCACCCTCGGCACCTTCGATCTTCTTGCCGGCGCGACGGCGACGACGCTTGCGCGGCGGACGCGATTCGTCCGGCATCGCCTGCGCCACCGAACCGGCGGCATCGATCACCGGCTGCGCAGCGGCAACGGCCGGCGCAGCCGCGGTTTCGTCGCCTTCTACACGCGGCGGACGCGGCTTGCGCGGTCCGCGCTCGCCACGACCTTCGCCGCTGCCCGCCGGACGCGGACCACGCGAACCGGGCGCACCACGACCACCTGCGCCGGCGCCCGCACCGCGACCACCGCCACGCTTGGCGTCTTCGACGGCGCGCGCTTCGCGCACTTCCTTGAAGATCTCGCTGATGCTGTCGCCGTCTTCGTCGTCCGACGCCACGCCTTCGCGCGGCGCGCGCGGCAGTGCGGTCAGCAGCTCGGAGGTCACCGGCTCGACCGGAATCTTCTGTTCGATGTAGGCCTCGATCTCCGGCAGGCTCTGCGCGTAACGCTCGCAGGCGAAGCTGATCGCATCACCCTCGGCGCCCAGACGCGCGGTGCGGCCGATGCGGTGGACATAATCCTCGGCATCGAACGGCAGATCGTAGTTGTAGACGTGGCTGACGCCGTCGATGTGCAGACCGCGCGCGGCGACGTCGGTGGCCACCAGCAGTTCGAGCTGGCCGGCCTGGAACTTCTTCAGCAGGCTCTCGCGCTTCTTCTGCGGCACGTCGCCCGACAGTACGCCGACCCGGTAGCCGGCCTTTTCCAGCGCACGCGCCACCCGCTCGATGAACGCCTTGGTGTTGACGAAGACCATCGTGCGCGCGCCTTCGCTGCGCGACAGCAGGCCCAGCAACAGCTGCAGCTTCTCGTCGTCGGCGGGGAAATACATCACCTGTCGCACCTTGGCGTTGGTGATGAACTCGCTTTCGACGACCAGCTTCTCCGGCTCGTTCATGTGCTCGTACGCGAGCTCGAGCACGCGATGGCTCAGCGTCGCCGAGAACAGCAGCGTCTGGCGCTCGGTGCGGATCGGCATGCGACGCAGCAGGAAGCGGATGTCCTTGATGAAGCCGAGGTCGAACATGCGGTCGGCTTCGTCGAGCACGCACATCTCGCAGGCGTGCAGGCTGACGACCTTGTGCTGCTTGACGTAGTCGATCAGGCGGCCGGGGGTCGCGATGATGACGTCGGCGCCCTCGGTGAGGATCTGGCGCTGCTTGTCGTAGTCGACGCCGCCGTAGACCAGGGC from the Luteimonas fraxinea genome contains:
- the rhlB gene encoding ATP-dependent RNA helicase RhlB codes for the protein MSDKPLTDITFSSFDLHPALLAGLEEAGFTRCTPIQALTLPLALNGRDVAGQAQTGTGKTLAFLVAVINRLLQKPALADRKPEDPRALILAPTRELAIQIHKDAVKFGSHLGLKFALVYGGVDYDKQRQILTEGADVIIATPGRLIDYVKQHKVVSLHACEMCVLDEADRMFDLGFIKDIRFLLRRMPIRTERQTLLFSATLSHRVLELAYEHMNEPEKLVVESEFITNAKVRQVMYFPADDEKLQLLLGLLSRSEGARTMVFVNTKAFIERVARALEKAGYRVGVLSGDVPQKKRESLLKKFQAGQLELLVATDVAARGLHIDGVSHVYNYDLPFDAEDYVHRIGRTARLGAEGDAISFACERYAQSLPEIEAYIEQKIPVEPVTSELLTALPRAPREGVASDDEDGDSISEIFKEVREARAVEDAKRGGGRGAGAGAGGRGAPGSRGPRPAGSGEGRGERGPRKPRPPRVEGDETAAAPAVAAAQPVIDAAGSVAQAMPDESRPPRKRRRRRAGKKIEGAEGASTQSGEAIAADAPKPQGNGGKGPREVRPTQRPAPASKSDKAPSLLSRIGRGLRRLVSGEDKR